From a region of the Triticum aestivum cultivar Chinese Spring chromosome 7D, IWGSC CS RefSeq v2.1, whole genome shotgun sequence genome:
- the LOC123164454 gene encoding signal peptide peptidase-like 2 isoform X1, producing MVCSVTDASINETSRPVVDPSACFLWIMAAGTIACASLLQGPNSGTNYRQDKPIIEITAKRAVLLLVVASLFLILRFYFMSSWITWLLIVTFCISGSEGMHFCLVTIISRIFKDCRNNTVQLPLYGEVLTLSLGVVPFCTVFAILWAAYRHSSFAWIGQDILGICTMINTLQTERLPNIRVASVLLSAAFVYDIFWVFISPLVFHESVMIAVASGGVSGEAIPMLLRIPHFFDPLGGYAILCFGDIIYPGQLIAFSYRFDRAGKKGILNGYFLWLTVGYVVGLFLTYLAFFLMDGHGQPALMYLVPCTLGLIVVLGWIRGELPHLWNYGRRPENLVGEVEM from the exons ATGGTTTGCAGTGTCACTGATGCTTCAATTAACGAGACAAGTCGACCAGTTGTGGACCCTTCAGCATGCTTCTTGTGGATAATGGCTGCAGGAACTATAGCCTGCGCCTCGCTCTTG CAGGGACCGAATTCTGGAACAAACTACAGACAAGATAAACCAATCATTGAAATCACCGCCAAGAGAGCTGTTCTTCTTCTTGTAGTAGCTTCACTTTTCCTTATCCTCCGGTTCTACTTCATGTCCTCTTGGATCACCTGGCTGCTAATTGTGACATTTTGCATTAGTGGCAGTGAG GGTATGCATTTTTGCTTGGTGACAATTATCTCTAG GATTTTTAAGGATTGCAGAAATAATACTGTACAGTTGCCCTTGTACGGGGAGGTCTTAACCTTGTCTCTTGGAGTGGTACCATTCTGTACGGTCTTTGCCATTCTATGGGCTGCTTATAGGCATTCTTCGTTTGCCTGGATAGGTCAAGACATCCTT GGTATCTGCACAATGATAAACACGCTTCAGACAGAGCGCTTACCTAATATCAGG GTTGCATCAGTTCTTCTTAGTGCTGCATTTGTGTATGACATCTTCTGGGTCTTCATTTCACCTCTTGTATTCCATGAGAGTGTTATGATTGCA GTTGCAAGTGGTGGCGTCTCAGGGGAAGCGATTCCGATGCTCCTAAGAATACCTCATTTCTTTGATCCATTGGGTGGCTATGCCATTTTATGCTTTGGTGATATTATTTACCCTGGACAGCTCATTGCATTCAGCTACAG ATTTGACAGGGCAGGCAAAAAAGGTATCTTGAATGGATATTTTCTATGGCTGACCGTGGGATATGTTGTTG GCCTTTTCCTTACCTATCTTGCGTTCTTCCTAATGGATGGACATGGTCAACCGGCATTGATGTACCTAGTTCCATGCACCCTAG GGCTTATTGTTGTGCTTGGCTGGATAAGAGGTGAACTGCCTCACTTGTGGAACTACGGAAGAAGACCGGAAAATTTAGTCGGTGAAGTTGAAATGTGA
- the LOC123164454 gene encoding signal peptide peptidase-like 2 isoform X2: MVCSVTDASINETSRPVVDPSACFLWIMAAGTIACASLLQGPNSGTNYRQDKPIIEITAKRAVLLLVVASLFLILRFYFMSSWITWLLIVTFCISGSEGMHFCLVTIISRIFKDCRNNTVQLPLYGEVLTLSLGVVPFCTVFAILWAAYRHSSFAWIGQDILGICTMINTLQTERLPNIRVASVLLSAAFVYDIFWVFISPLVFHESVMIAVASGGVSGEAIPMLLRIPHFFDPLGGYAILCFGDIIYPGQLIAFSYRFDRAGKKGILNGYFLWLTVGYVVGLFLTYLAFFLMDGHGQPALMYLVPCTLELCKVVCRTL, translated from the exons ATGGTTTGCAGTGTCACTGATGCTTCAATTAACGAGACAAGTCGACCAGTTGTGGACCCTTCAGCATGCTTCTTGTGGATAATGGCTGCAGGAACTATAGCCTGCGCCTCGCTCTTG CAGGGACCGAATTCTGGAACAAACTACAGACAAGATAAACCAATCATTGAAATCACCGCCAAGAGAGCTGTTCTTCTTCTTGTAGTAGCTTCACTTTTCCTTATCCTCCGGTTCTACTTCATGTCCTCTTGGATCACCTGGCTGCTAATTGTGACATTTTGCATTAGTGGCAGTGAG GGTATGCATTTTTGCTTGGTGACAATTATCTCTAG GATTTTTAAGGATTGCAGAAATAATACTGTACAGTTGCCCTTGTACGGGGAGGTCTTAACCTTGTCTCTTGGAGTGGTACCATTCTGTACGGTCTTTGCCATTCTATGGGCTGCTTATAGGCATTCTTCGTTTGCCTGGATAGGTCAAGACATCCTT GGTATCTGCACAATGATAAACACGCTTCAGACAGAGCGCTTACCTAATATCAGG GTTGCATCAGTTCTTCTTAGTGCTGCATTTGTGTATGACATCTTCTGGGTCTTCATTTCACCTCTTGTATTCCATGAGAGTGTTATGATTGCA GTTGCAAGTGGTGGCGTCTCAGGGGAAGCGATTCCGATGCTCCTAAGAATACCTCATTTCTTTGATCCATTGGGTGGCTATGCCATTTTATGCTTTGGTGATATTATTTACCCTGGACAGCTCATTGCATTCAGCTACAG ATTTGACAGGGCAGGCAAAAAAGGTATCTTGAATGGATATTTTCTATGGCTGACCGTGGGATATGTTGTTG GCCTTTTCCTTACCTATCTTGCGTTCTTCCTAATGGATGGACATGGTCAACCGGCATTGATGTACCTAGTTCCATGCACCCTAG AACTTTGTAAGGTGGTTTGCAGAACATTATAA